The following proteins are encoded in a genomic region of Lachnospiraceae bacterium KM106-2:
- a CDS encoding amino acid ABC transporter, amino acid-binding/permease protein: MKKRMLSIVLVVAMCFGILTGCGSDKKSSGEKASASMSLLESIKQKGKLVIGTASGYPPYEFVDVTSADQKVIGIDIELAQKIADKIGVKLVVQDMSFSALLSSLPAKKVDLAIAGINPTDERKKTMDFTDNYLTADQSILILKKDADQYKTLDNFKGKTLSVEKATTQETIAQKELPTCKLTSLEKVPDCILELKNGKAAGVVVESIVGQQYVLSDKSLQFSDATFNEKKYSAIALEKGNEDLLKVINEVIKENQDNGNFDKWVEEYSEKATKNAE; the protein is encoded by the coding sequence ATGAAAAAAAGAATGTTATCTATCGTTTTAGTAGTAGCAATGTGTTTTGGAATCTTGACAGGCTGTGGTTCTGATAAGAAAAGCAGTGGTGAGAAAGCATCCGCATCGATGAGTCTGTTAGAGTCGATCAAACAAAAAGGTAAGCTGGTCATTGGTACAGCGTCTGGATATCCTCCTTATGAATTTGTAGATGTTACATCTGCAGATCAGAAAGTCATCGGTATCGATATTGAGCTGGCTCAGAAGATTGCAGATAAGATCGGTGTTAAATTAGTGGTTCAGGATATGTCATTTTCAGCGTTATTATCTTCTCTTCCAGCTAAGAAAGTCGATCTTGCGATTGCCGGTATCAATCCAACCGATGAGAGAAAGAAGACTATGGATTTCACCGATAATTATTTAACGGCAGATCAAAGTATCTTAATTCTAAAAAAAGATGCAGATCAATATAAGACATTAGATAACTTTAAAGGAAAAACATTATCTGTTGAGAAGGCAACAACTCAAGAGACCATTGCACAAAAGGAATTGCCAACCTGTAAATTGACTTCTCTTGAGAAAGTACCAGACTGTATCTTAGAATTAAAGAATGGGAAGGCAGCAGGTGTTGTCGTTGAGAGTATTGTAGGTCAGCAATATGTTCTTTCTGATAAGTCATTACAGTTTAGTGATGCAACCTTTAATGAAAAGAAATATTCTGCCATTGCACTTGAAAAGGGAAATGAGGATCTTCTGAAAGTAATTAATGAAGTGATCAAAGAAAATCAAGACAATGGAAATTTTGATAAGTGGGTAGAAGAGTATAGTGAAAAAGCAACAAAGAATGCAGAGTAA
- a CDS encoding biotin synthase related domain containing protein, with protein sequence MDISLGKQTEKVISKHVHVEEEMTIQQKLAILSDAAKYDVACTSSGVSRKGVKGTMGNAAACGICHTFAADGRCISLLKILFTNECIYDCKYCINRSSNDVKRTSFTPEEVCQLTMEFYRRNYIEGLFLSSGIKHSPNETMEQIYQTLYLLRNVHQFNGYIHVKAIPGADESLIERTGWLADRMSINLELPTAEGLRKLAPNKTRNNILRPMKQIQIGIHDKSYQQHRIEQMNQEAERLSSPILLPERIKQNQLARYQKKSLFVPAGQSTQMIIGATPENDYEILSVSESLYDKFQLKRVFYSGYIPINEDRALPSLEQKPPMLREHRLYQADWLLRFYGFDANELLSKERPNFNVLLDPKCDWAIRNLDQFPIEINKAPYQILLRIPGIGVKSAQRIVKARRMATLDFSDLKKIGVVLKRALYFITCKGKMMYPVKIEENFIVNHMLDLEDKRALGLGERETYQQISLFDTSLKGALVL encoded by the coding sequence ATGGATATCAGTCTAGGAAAACAAACAGAGAAAGTAATAAGCAAGCATGTTCATGTAGAAGAGGAAATGACGATCCAACAGAAACTTGCAATTTTATCAGATGCTGCGAAATATGATGTTGCGTGCACATCAAGTGGCGTATCTCGTAAAGGTGTAAAGGGAACGATGGGAAATGCTGCGGCGTGCGGAATTTGTCATACTTTCGCTGCGGATGGAAGATGTATTTCATTACTTAAAATATTGTTTACCAACGAATGTATCTATGATTGCAAATACTGTATCAATCGTTCGTCGAATGACGTGAAACGTACTTCGTTTACGCCGGAAGAAGTATGTCAATTAACCATGGAGTTTTATCGAAGAAATTATATTGAAGGGCTATTCTTAAGTTCAGGAATTAAGCATAGTCCTAATGAGACAATGGAACAAATCTATCAGACCTTATATTTACTTCGTAATGTACACCAGTTTAATGGATATATCCATGTGAAAGCAATTCCAGGAGCGGATGAAAGTTTGATCGAGAGAACAGGGTGGCTTGCGGATCGTATGAGTATCAATCTTGAGTTACCGACTGCTGAAGGGTTACGAAAGCTGGCTCCGAATAAGACACGTAATAATATTTTACGTCCGATGAAGCAGATTCAGATTGGAATTCACGATAAGAGTTACCAGCAGCATCGCATTGAACAGATGAATCAGGAAGCAGAGCGCTTGTCGTCGCCTATTTTATTACCAGAACGGATCAAGCAGAATCAATTGGCAAGATATCAGAAGAAATCATTGTTCGTACCAGCCGGGCAAAGTACACAGATGATCATTGGTGCCACACCGGAAAACGATTATGAGATCTTATCTGTTTCAGAATCACTCTATGATAAGTTCCAATTAAAGAGAGTATTTTATTCCGGCTATATCCCAATCAATGAGGATCGTGCGTTACCGAGTTTAGAGCAAAAGCCGCCGATGTTACGAGAACATCGCTTATATCAGGCAGACTGGCTATTACGTTTTTATGGATTTGATGCAAACGAGCTATTGTCAAAAGAACGTCCGAATTTCAATGTCTTATTAGATCCCAAATGTGATTGGGCGATCCGAAATCTGGATCAGTTTCCGATAGAGATTAATAAAGCTCCCTATCAGATATTATTACGAATACCAGGTATAGGAGTGAAGTCGGCCCAGCGGATCGTGAAGGCAAGAAGAATGGCAACGCTGGATTTCTCAGATCTTAAGAAGATCGGAGTAGTTCTTAAGCGTGCGCTTTATTTTATAACGTGTAAAGGAAAAATGATGTACCCGGTAAAGATAGAAGAGAATTTTATTGTGAATCATATGCTTGATCTTGAAGACAAAAGAGCACTCGGTCTTGGAGAGAGAGAGACTTATCAACAAATTTCATTATTTGATACAAGTTTAAAGGGAGCGTTGGTATTATGA
- a CDS encoding domain often clustered or fused with uracil-DNA glycosylase — MKVMHVFVCEDSVEGILTGVYRAWESRNGHENNKLELVGESNYELFCEYHKVEPDAGIADKVIRSIRQKISSEAYEYLYKAMMTRNPMKADYVYRFMILGFYYGRSVVNFLSNDAVSQIMKLSGRVGMEAHHYTGFIRFQEIEGGILLARFRPENNIVTIIAPHFADRFSNENFVIYDEARKVAVIHEKNKPWFLIHSDVFSVEKAGELSNEEANLQQVWNTFVTSVSIKERENRSLQQNLVPLRYREFMNEFMEQKLGVND; from the coding sequence ATGAAAGTAATGCATGTATTTGTATGTGAAGATAGTGTGGAAGGGATTCTGACGGGTGTATATCGTGCTTGGGAAAGTCGCAATGGACATGAGAATAACAAACTAGAACTAGTGGGAGAATCTAATTATGAGTTATTCTGTGAATATCATAAGGTAGAGCCGGATGCTGGGATTGCGGACAAAGTAATTCGTTCGATCAGACAGAAAATATCTTCAGAGGCTTATGAGTATCTCTATAAAGCGATGATGACAAGAAATCCGATGAAGGCAGACTATGTCTATCGTTTTATGATACTAGGATTTTATTATGGCCGTAGTGTCGTTAATTTCTTAAGCAATGATGCAGTTAGTCAGATCATGAAGTTATCGGGAAGAGTAGGGATGGAAGCGCATCATTATACGGGATTTATCCGCTTTCAGGAAATTGAAGGAGGAATCTTGTTGGCTAGATTTCGCCCGGAAAATAATATTGTAACAATTATTGCACCACATTTTGCAGATCGATTCTCCAATGAAAATTTTGTCATTTATGACGAGGCAAGAAAGGTTGCCGTGATTCATGAGAAGAATAAGCCTTGGTTTTTGATTCATTCCGATGTGTTTTCGGTTGAGAAAGCAGGAGAGCTCTCTAATGAGGAAGCTAATTTACAACAGGTATGGAATACCTTTGTTACTTCTGTTAGTATTAAAGAAAGAGAGAATCGATCCTTGCAGCAGAATTTAGTTCCGCTAAGGTATCGTGAATTTATGAATGAATTTATGGAACAAAAGTTAGGAGTAAATGATTGA
- a CDS encoding integral membrane protein, with protein MKKQLRRVDILKAIKIAVIAVISIITATCFKLQFATTAGIITILSLQNTKRETLTVARKRSMAFMVALLIAWGSYGSLGFTIAAFAIYLFLFSVVCLYFGWTDALAMVSVLMIHFLNAKSMQLGIVINELGLFLIGTGFGVIANLYLRKQGDQYNQLADEVDEQIKKILHGLSMDIVEIKRKDPTSDLERLDKKLRDAERVALQNWNNSLLETDNFEIEYVRIRREQSKVLKRIYASIRMITMVPSQSEMISELFYHIEKEFHRYNTAEKLLEELDGIYQHMRQEELPKERAEFEARALLFYILKQIQEFLEIKRSNMEVIRVRMEAQ; from the coding sequence TTGAAGAAACAATTGAGAAGAGTTGATATTTTAAAGGCAATTAAAATAGCGGTCATTGCGGTAATTTCTATTATTACGGCAACGTGCTTTAAGCTGCAGTTTGCAACGACTGCGGGGATAATTACAATATTGAGTTTGCAAAATACAAAAAGAGAAACACTTACGGTTGCACGAAAGCGTTCGATGGCATTTATGGTAGCATTATTAATTGCATGGGGCTCTTATGGTAGCTTGGGATTTACGATAGCGGCATTTGCTATTTATTTGTTTTTATTTTCCGTTGTATGTCTTTATTTTGGATGGACAGATGCACTTGCTATGGTATCCGTATTAATGATCCACTTTCTCAATGCAAAGAGTATGCAACTTGGTATTGTGATCAATGAGTTGGGACTCTTTTTAATTGGAACAGGATTTGGTGTGATCGCGAATCTTTATTTAAGAAAGCAAGGAGATCAGTACAATCAACTAGCAGATGAAGTTGATGAACAGATAAAGAAAATTCTTCATGGACTATCCATGGATATTGTAGAAATCAAGAGAAAAGATCCAACTAGCGACCTAGAGCGACTCGATAAGAAATTAAGAGATGCAGAAAGAGTTGCGTTACAGAATTGGAATAATTCTTTGTTGGAAACGGATAATTTTGAGATTGAATATGTTCGGATACGAAGAGAGCAGAGCAAAGTATTAAAGAGGATCTATGCAAGCATTCGTATGATAACAATGGTACCTAGTCAGTCAGAAATGATATCGGAGTTATTTTATCACATAGAGAAAGAATTTCATCGGTATAATACGGCAGAGAAATTATTAGAAGAATTAGATGGTATCTATCAGCATATGAGACAGGAAGAATTACCGAAGGAAAGAGCAGAATTTGAAGCAAGAGCACTTTTATTCTATATCTTAAAACAGATTCAAGAGTTTTTAGAGATCAAGAGATCCAATATGGAAGTAATTCGAGTGAGAATGGAAGCACAGTAA
- a CDS encoding zinc uptake regulation protein ZUR: MEHTRNTKQKQYILHVLKTANRPMSINEIHASCVEVYPKTAKSTIYRNIDALLQQDLIDKYYFNDNELFYQIKDHSTEHKHYVICNTCKKIFNLPVCPIHQIQESLNAYGFVVTDHYIQITGQCEECIKKATKEIK; the protein is encoded by the coding sequence ATGGAACATACACGAAATACAAAACAAAAACAATATATTTTGCATGTATTGAAAACAGCGAATCGCCCAATGTCTATCAATGAGATTCACGCCAGCTGTGTTGAAGTGTATCCAAAGACCGCTAAGTCAACTATCTATCGCAATATCGATGCATTATTACAGCAAGATCTTATCGATAAATATTATTTCAACGATAATGAGCTGTTTTATCAGATCAAAGATCATAGTACAGAGCATAAACACTATGTTATCTGTAATACTTGCAAAAAAATATTTAATTTACCCGTTTGTCCGATTCATCAAATTCAGGAATCTTTAAATGCCTATGGATTTGTGGTAACTGACCACTATATTCAGATTACCGGACAATGTGAAGAATGTATTAAAAAAGCAACAAAAGAAATAAAGTAA
- a CDS encoding hydrolase, haloacid dehalogenase-like family, which translates to MLKAVIFDMDGVIIDSEPTNLRALHQALLACGIHASKEYCDRFIGCSLPNTASIAGKDFSTEINTKVLQTNYIKYQTELIQSEGYQPIYGTVALIKELHQHGIKLAIASSSSIHEIRQMAESLNLIEYFDELVSGHEVEHSKPSPDVFLLAAKRLNMQPEECLIIEDSMNGTLAAKAANITCIGFQNTNSGNQDLSKAYSIVLDMDGIDYSYVLEQHCHAHNLPFTVLTTSHVTVRELAVNDIDALIELYECESAKTYLPPLSSREEELEKLSAYIRHMYHFTGFGLWGVFLNDSQQLIGRIGIQSTEIHENTEVELGYFIHDDYQRQGLASEVISSLLPLVKERFELESIVAKITPNNQASIQLAQKFGFIKEEFLLDAKNNYDLYRLVLI; encoded by the coding sequence ATGCTAAAAGCAGTAATTTTTGATATGGATGGTGTCATAATTGATAGTGAACCAACAAACCTTCGAGCACTCCATCAAGCACTTCTTGCCTGTGGAATCCATGCCTCCAAAGAATATTGTGATCGATTCATCGGATGTTCCCTTCCGAATACCGCATCCATTGCAGGAAAAGACTTTTCCACTGAAATCAATACTAAGGTCCTTCAGACCAATTATATAAAATACCAAACCGAACTAATCCAGAGCGAAGGATATCAGCCAATCTATGGAACTGTGGCACTTATTAAAGAGCTTCATCAACATGGAATAAAGCTAGCGATCGCCTCTTCTTCCAGTATTCATGAGATCCGACAAATGGCAGAATCTCTTAATCTAATCGAATACTTTGATGAACTGGTAAGTGGACATGAAGTAGAACATTCTAAACCTTCTCCAGATGTATTTCTGTTAGCTGCCAAACGTCTTAACATGCAGCCAGAAGAATGTCTTATCATAGAAGATTCCATGAATGGAACATTAGCCGCCAAAGCAGCTAATATCACCTGTATCGGTTTCCAAAATACGAACTCGGGAAATCAGGATCTCTCCAAAGCATACAGTATTGTCCTTGATATGGATGGAATTGATTACTCCTATGTATTAGAGCAACACTGTCACGCTCATAATCTTCCCTTCACCGTTCTTACAACCAGCCATGTAACCGTACGTGAGTTAGCGGTAAATGACATCGATGCCCTCATAGAACTATATGAATGCGAAAGTGCGAAAACTTATCTGCCACCCCTTTCATCAAGAGAAGAGGAATTAGAAAAACTCAGCGCCTATATCCGACATATGTATCACTTCACCGGATTTGGACTTTGGGGTGTATTCTTAAATGATAGCCAGCAGCTGATTGGAAGAATTGGGATTCAATCTACTGAAATCCATGAGAATACGGAAGTGGAGCTTGGCTACTTCATCCATGATGATTATCAGAGACAAGGACTCGCTTCTGAAGTGATCAGTTCTCTTCTCCCACTGGTCAAAGAGCGTTTTGAACTGGAATCGATTGTTGCAAAAATTACTCCAAATAATCAAGCATCTATTCAACTTGCACAGAAATTCGGATTTATAAAAGAGGAATTCCTTCTAGATGCTAAGAATAATTATGATTTATACCGTTTAGTATTGATATAA
- a CDS encoding superoxide dismutase [Mn], which translates to MLINPIEFTFTPDITAVNKQQFDEHLKLYNNYVKSINEITNELVTLNNEEREKANTTNGYFRGLKRGETYALDGVILHELYFYNMGGIKSKPDCSILSLIEHFYGGFENWRADFIATAKASRGWAILCYEQRTKMLRNISLDAHDHGDIMMSLPLLILDMYEHAYFMQYGTNKESYIKAFLNNINWDIVRNRVNLWHLDEETK; encoded by the coding sequence ATGTTAATCAATCCGATTGAGTTTACATTTACGCCGGATATTACCGCAGTTAATAAGCAGCAGTTTGATGAGCATTTGAAGTTGTATAACAATTATGTGAAGAGCATTAATGAAATAACGAACGAATTAGTTACCCTAAACAATGAAGAGAGGGAAAAAGCTAATACCACGAATGGATATTTTCGAGGGTTAAAAAGAGGAGAAACGTATGCGCTAGATGGGGTAATCTTGCATGAACTTTATTTCTATAATATGGGTGGGATAAAGTCTAAGCCGGATTGTTCCATTCTTTCTTTGATCGAACATTTCTATGGTGGTTTTGAAAATTGGAGGGCTGACTTTATTGCAACTGCCAAAGCAAGTAGGGGATGGGCCATTCTATGTTATGAACAGAGAACGAAGATGCTTAGAAATATCAGTTTAGATGCTCATGATCATGGAGATATTATGATGAGTCTTCCTTTACTGATACTCGATATGTATGAACATGCTTATTTTATGCAGTACGGAACCAACAAAGAATCGTACATCAAGGCATTTCTTAATAATATAAACTGGGATATCGTTCGGAACCGTGTGAACTTATGGCATCTAGATGAGGAAACAAAATAA
- a CDS encoding two-component response regulator, with protein sequence MNSYNILIVEDEIEIANAIEIYLKNQGYQVWKAHDGIEGLEKMKSVEFHLAIVDIMMPRMDGIQMTMRLREKYDFPVIMLSAKSEDMDKIMGLNIGADDYITKPFQPLELIARVNSQLRRYAKYLAVVNQPMEQKNVYQIGGLELNADTMELMVDGELVRLTPIEFKILHLLMKNAGRVFSIEEIYERVWNEVAVNTDTIMVHVRNIREKIEINPKEPQYLKVVWGAGYKIEKQ encoded by the coding sequence ATGAATTCATATAACATATTAATTGTAGAAGATGAGATCGAAATAGCAAATGCAATTGAAATCTATCTGAAAAATCAGGGATATCAAGTTTGGAAGGCGCATGATGGAATCGAAGGATTAGAAAAAATGAAATCAGTGGAATTTCATTTGGCGATCGTCGATATCATGATGCCTCGGATGGATGGTATTCAGATGACCATGAGACTGCGAGAAAAATATGATTTCCCAGTGATCATGCTTTCAGCTAAATCAGAAGATATGGATAAGATCATGGGACTTAACATTGGTGCGGATGATTATATTACCAAACCATTTCAACCCCTTGAATTAATTGCAAGAGTGAATTCTCAACTTCGCAGATATGCAAAATATCTTGCTGTTGTTAATCAGCCGATGGAACAAAAAAACGTATATCAGATTGGTGGATTAGAGCTTAATGCAGATACAATGGAGTTAATGGTGGATGGTGAATTGGTCCGCCTTACACCGATTGAGTTCAAAATTTTGCATCTATTGATGAAAAATGCAGGACGAGTTTTCTCCATTGAAGAAATTTATGAACGTGTGTGGAATGAGGTGGCAGTTAATACGGATACCATCATGGTTCATGTTCGTAATATAAGAGAAAAAATTGAGATCAATCCAAAAGAGCCACAGTATCTGAAAGTTGTCTGGGGGGCAGGGTATAAAATTGAAAAACAATAA
- a CDS encoding two-component sensor histidine kinase yields the protein MKNNKKQILNYSCVVLILATAFLFLLIGIPNIEKMSQEKSRHYESGYLTSQVTSSLGKATYVLNQEIQSKLDPDMTAVTLYTKNLKLDKERTARLNESMQQMLDSWSQNLKDTKNIDYYATGGKKSVSYSVSSNKEFRRLAQQYKTEVSTSFEDEIRNKYCAFIVITSDADGRFKLDYYQGEFEKSIFENINNEGKNHFYDDFYFDNEDYADESGQVNFSPEENVKSPSNVTYLFGIKRDMPEDDALGSAFHYMQREVSQVGYAIILAMVLFGFAIIAAIIPYDYEKKMVGVRKFLKIPFEFLCIGYSILAMIMVLMIAEGFSIIYSNEAAKEFSLNAFSMAFWNRMFYVGSYLLLVLLFVSAIAGIVLLKMLYKDGIWNYLRNRSICLKILIWFKHRFSNKMRQLSSIDFQEKYNKKLILILIANGGITFILCWMWFFGAFIAIIYNVIVGIYIFRRWTSIRDNYGRIIDATRMMAEGELDCEITGEVAPFDDLRNEMEEIQTGFKKAVDAEVRSQSMKTELITNVSHDLKTPLTTIITYVDLLKSEDLTSAQREEFISIIDKKSNRLKVLIEDLFEMSKATSGNIKFNYMDLDVGWLVKQVLLENDEKIKAANLQVRMDVEDKLMVRLDSQKTYRIIENLVCNIAKYAMRDSRVYVSAVHELDQVVITFRNMSASEIDYNGDELVERFVRGDKSRNTEGSGLGLGIAKTMTELQGGSFKVRVDGDLFKVVLSFPVLRNS from the coding sequence TTGAAAAACAATAAAAAACAAATTCTAAATTATAGTTGTGTAGTACTGATTCTTGCTACGGCATTTTTATTTCTACTGATTGGAATTCCCAATATTGAGAAGATGAGTCAAGAGAAAAGCCGTCATTACGAGAGTGGTTATCTCACAAGTCAAGTTACATCTAGTCTTGGAAAAGCAACTTATGTGCTGAATCAAGAAATTCAAAGCAAGTTAGATCCAGATATGACGGCAGTTACGTTGTATACTAAGAATTTGAAGTTGGATAAAGAACGTACAGCAAGATTGAATGAGTCCATGCAGCAAATGCTTGATAGTTGGAGTCAGAACTTAAAAGACACCAAAAATATTGATTATTATGCAACTGGAGGCAAAAAGAGTGTCTCTTATAGCGTAAGTAGTAATAAAGAGTTCAGACGATTAGCACAGCAGTATAAGACAGAAGTTTCTACCTCTTTTGAAGATGAAATTCGAAATAAATATTGTGCATTTATAGTTATTACGAGTGATGCAGATGGTAGATTTAAATTAGATTACTATCAAGGTGAATTTGAAAAATCCATTTTTGAAAATATAAATAATGAGGGAAAAAATCATTTTTATGATGATTTTTATTTTGACAATGAGGATTACGCAGATGAATCGGGACAGGTAAACTTTAGTCCGGAGGAAAATGTGAAATCTCCTTCCAATGTAACCTATCTCTTTGGAATTAAAAGAGATATGCCGGAAGATGATGCGTTAGGGTCTGCCTTTCATTATATGCAACGGGAAGTATCACAGGTAGGTTATGCGATCATTTTGGCAATGGTTTTATTTGGATTCGCAATCATTGCCGCGATCATTCCTTATGATTATGAAAAGAAGATGGTTGGAGTAAGAAAATTCTTAAAGATTCCATTTGAGTTTTTATGTATAGGATATTCTATATTGGCGATGATCATGGTGCTTATGATCGCCGAGGGATTTAGCATAATTTATTCAAACGAAGCAGCTAAGGAATTTTCATTAAATGCTTTTTCTATGGCGTTCTGGAATCGTATGTTCTATGTCGGTTCTTATCTATTGCTAGTACTTTTATTTGTTTCAGCCATTGCAGGCATTGTATTGTTAAAGATGCTTTATAAAGATGGCATCTGGAACTATTTAAGAAATCGTAGTATTTGTTTAAAGATCCTTATTTGGTTCAAGCATAGATTTAGTAATAAAATGAGACAGCTTAGCAGCATTGATTTTCAAGAAAAATATAATAAGAAACTGATCCTTATATTGATCGCCAATGGGGGAATTACCTTTATCTTATGTTGGATGTGGTTTTTCGGCGCATTCATAGCAATTATCTACAATGTTATTGTTGGTATCTATATTTTTAGAAGATGGACTTCGATCCGAGATAACTATGGACGGATCATCGATGCAACAAGAATGATGGCAGAAGGTGAACTTGATTGTGAAATCACAGGAGAGGTTGCACCATTTGATGACTTGAGAAATGAGATGGAGGAGATCCAGACGGGATTTAAGAAAGCAGTCGATGCAGAAGTGAGAAGTCAGAGTATGAAAACGGAACTGATCACGAATGTCTCTCATGATCTAAAGACTCCGCTTACAACGATCATCACTTATGTTGATTTACTAAAGTCAGAGGATCTTACAAGTGCACAGAGAGAAGAATTCATTTCGATCATTGATAAGAAGTCAAATCGTCTGAAAGTACTCATTGAGGACCTATTCGAGATGAGCAAGGCAACGAGTGGAAATATTAAATTTAATTATATGGATTTAGATGTCGGCTGGTTGGTTAAGCAGGTATTACTTGAAAATGATGAAAAGATCAAAGCAGCTAATCTACAAGTTAGAATGGATGTTGAAGATAAATTGATGGTTCGATTAGATAGTCAGAAGACTTATCGGATCATTGAGAATTTGGTCTGCAATATTGCGAAGTATGCCATGAGAGATTCTAGAGTCTATGTAAGCGCGGTTCATGAATTGGATCAAGTAGTGATCACCTTTAGAAATATGTCAGCAAGCGAGATAGATTATAACGGTGATGAGTTAGTAGAGCGGTTTGTACGTGGTGATAAATCTAGAAATACAGAAGGATCAGGACTTGGACTTGGTATTGCTAAGACAATGACAGAACTTCAAGGTGGAAGCTTTAAAGTGAGAGTTGATGGCGATTTATTTAAAGTCGTGTTATCATTCCCGGTATTAAGGAATTCATAG